A part of Halalkalicoccus tibetensis genomic DNA contains:
- a CDS encoding tyrosine-type recombinase/integrase, producing MSETGSRNSATQKQAKTWLTPEQIEHIRDACLSDSFATYLQDRNETLIVLLADTGLRVSELVALNWEYLDLDAEPGELYLPSEIQKGNPGASYLDLADESRRQLRRYQNRVWKGSKALFPSRQSDRMTDRSVRNVVTRAAEEAGVRPYRIEGGRGESHEVSPHTFRHSIAFRMIRRENKRLEDVMLRLRHANLQTTDEVYGHFRRR from the coding sequence ATGAGCGAAACTGGCTCACGAAACTCGGCAACTCAGAAACAAGCCAAAACCTGGCTCACCCCAGAACAGATCGAACACATCCGCGACGCCTGTCTCTCCGACTCGTTCGCGACCTACCTCCAAGATCGCAATGAAACGCTCATCGTTCTCCTTGCAGATACTGGGCTTCGCGTTAGTGAATTGGTCGCGCTCAACTGGGAGTATCTCGACCTCGATGCTGAACCCGGCGAGCTCTATCTACCGAGTGAGATTCAGAAGGGCAATCCAGGAGCCTCCTACCTTGATCTCGCCGACGAGAGCCGTCGGCAGCTCCGTCGGTATCAGAACCGCGTCTGGAAAGGGAGCAAGGCGCTGTTCCCCTCGCGCCAATCTGACCGCATGACCGACCGCTCTGTCCGCAATGTCGTCACACGTGCTGCTGAGGAAGCAGGCGTCCGCCCCTATCGGATCGAAGGGGGACGTGGTGAGTCACACGAAGTGTCGCCGCATACGTTCCGCCACTCGATCGCGTTTCGAATGATCCGACGGGAGAACAAGCGCCTAGAGGATGTGATGCTCCGCCTTCGTCATGCAAATTTGCAGACTACAGACGAGGTATATGGGCACTTCCGCAGACGATAA